The Lolium rigidum isolate FL_2022 chromosome 1, APGP_CSIRO_Lrig_0.1, whole genome shotgun sequence region ATATGATTGTTGGGGAGTGGTACTACCGTTCGCGCGCAAAACTGTGCAGAAAAGGCAAAAAGCGCGacccaaaccggtagtaccgctgtacaaagcggtactaccacttGTGTCTAAAACAATGCAGAAAAGCAGAAGAGAGAGGGACAGTAGCAGAAcgcagcagcagcggcgcgcgCGTGTGAACACGACAGTAGCAACGAGCGTGCAGCAGACAACAGCGGTGGCAGCAGCAGTGTGGCAGCGCAGGCAACAGCGAGCAGGGGCGTGGCCCGCGTGGGGCGTGGGTCAACGCTGGATCGAACCAGCGAGCCTCTCCCCGCGTGGAGCGAGTGAGCAGCGGTGGTGGCTGGcgagctgggccggtcggccgaccGAGGACCAGCACAGGCGGCATGGGGAGCTAGGCTGGGCAGCGGCCCGGGTGCGGGGAGGACCTGAGAGGAGATGAGCTGGAGGAGGGAGAAAAACCTAGGCCGGTCGGATGGGGAAGAAACTCGACCGGTACTTCCGGCCAGGTACCGGTCTGGTATCGTAAATGGgctacggtactaccgggccggtaTCGGCCTGATACCGGTTCCGTCCAGTAAGCCTGGAGCCAGCGTGAGGTAGTTGGGCCGGTACtcccagcggtagtaccggccagcccAATGtgctttttccttttcttttacaaATATGAAGCAACGGTAAAATccataacttgagctaggaaaGTCGGAATGCAACGAAACCAATTTTGCtagaaagagggcgacaagagctacatcTACACAAGGTGAAATCACGGAAAAGAGAGGATGATAATTTTcttatggtcatagaggtgtaacctctcaatatggtatatcaggaaaatcatcaccctcgatcatgcaacatgcgatgaatctggaatccgtttccgatgatatagagcttgttatgagaatgaacacaagctctaaaacatctcatggataagaaccaagaacaaccgagaaacacgatgcaatgcatgcaaggtttgagctctctccgatgatgcgacccactatcctatcgagcacaaaccttgtccttgcgcattccactcgagtcggcaagctccgtcttcaccctattcatcattgtacatgccaccatcttcttccAACATACATGCCACGgtcttcttccatcttgtacgcacgccaccgtcttcatccatcttctacgccgtcttcatccctcttcatcttctacaccgtcttcatctctcttcgacaccgtcttcatatGTCTTCTTCATTGTgctcgatcttctccatcttgcaaccttgagaccaacacatggctatggacacgacctaagatagattttcaatacaaccgttagtccatagggattgtcatcaattaccaaaaccacacacgggggctccatgttctttcagtTGCTGATGACGCCGCCGGTGGGTGGGGGTGAACAAGTGGGCCTCGTTGAGAGGCctacccacccgaggccctccggtggcgcTGTTGCGGCTCCACTATCTCGTCACAGAGCACTATTGGATACAGACATGATTTTGGAGGAAGACGACAACTGGGATGACGGGAACGCGGCAGAGGAATTGGGATTCCAGCAAGACGCAAAAGCATAGATCGGTGGCATTGTTGATATGACAGACGACATGTACCTGGAatttgaggaggaagaggaggttaaGGCAGAACCAGTGGAGCAAAATACATGGACGCTGCTTGCACGATACATGGCCAACTTCAAGGCGAACATGAAAGCTATGTTCACGCGATTCACCGACGAGATTTGGCACATCCGCAACGGGATTGGGTACTCGGAGAAGGAGAAAACTTCTACATGCTCACGTTGTTCTCCAAGGGGGGCTACGACTTTGTGATGCAAGGAGGGCCATGGATTTTCAACCAGAATGCTCTCATTGTCAAGGACCTAGATGAAACTGCCCAACCATCAGAATTAGTGCTCAACTCGGTGCCGGTATGGGTTCACATATATGACGTTCCATGGGGGAAGCAAGACAAGGTTATAGCAATGGCCAGGGAAAGACTCTGGAGGTGGATGCGCCGGCGAGTGAGCAAGATAAGGAGTCATTCATGCGCATGTTAGTCTTCCCTATGACCGCCAGTTGCAGACACAAATCACGACTGGTGTGAATGGTAAGCCCCGGGAGATGAAGGATTTTAAACTGAAATATGAACACGTGCCTTATTATTTCTCTCATTGTGGCTTTATGAGACATAAGAAAGATGATTGCGAGTAGAGGAGGATGTGCATGCCATCTTTGGACTACGATGCCCATGAATTGTGTTGCAGCCCATATAAAAAGTTTGAGCATCAAATCTTTTTtgctccaccttcaggttaggcaTCATCGAGGCGAGGCCTTAGTTTTGCTAGCTTTGAAGCGCATAAtcatataaaaggtttgattaggAACTACCAAGAGAGCAGCGCCGAGCCAGTGTTACACCAGAACATATCAACCCCCGTTCTCTATCATCGGAGAATGAGATGTCGCCTGTTTGCACACGAACATGTCATCGTGTACCCTTAACATCGAGCGCGATCTACGGCAGCACgcgccgagagagagagagagagagagagagagagagagagagagagagagagagagagagagagagagagagagagagagagagagagagagagagagagagagagagagagagagagagagagagagagagagagagagagagagagagagagagagaggagggagggagggagggagggagggagggagggagggagggagggagggagggagggagggagggagggagggagggagggagggagggagggagggagggagggagggagggagggagggagggagggagagagagagagagagagagagagagagagagagagagagagagagagagagggagcgagggagggagggagggagggagggagggagggagggagggagggagggagggagggagggagggagagggagagggagagggagagggagagggagagggagagggagagggagagggagagggagagggagagggagagcgagggggagagggagagggagagggggagggggagggggagagggagagggggagagggagagggagagggagagggggagagggagagggagagggagagggagagggagagggagagggagggagagggagagggagagggagcgagGGGGAGAGGGAcacggagagggagagagagggagagggagagggagagagagatagagagagaagtTCGCCAGAAGCGGGATACGCAAGATAGATTGGCGGACGCTTTTGAGACCCGAAACCCCACTTGCCCGGGAGGAACCCATCAGAACGCGCGGCCGCTAGTACATGTATTTAATTTTAAATGAGAATAATGACATCTATGAGTTGTACAAAGATATGTGTTGACTCGTTTTTCAAAAGATGAAAATTGCGGTGACAACACAAATatgagcataatgacatctatgaGCAGTTGTCGGCCGACCCTCCATAGGTTCATGTGGGACAAGCGCCACGGCCTGCCGCTACCAGAATCCAAGGTGCACACCATTATGTGGAAGCTCATGCACGTCCGTCACGTCGCCCACCGCGACATCAAGCCTGCCAACATTCTCGTCAACCGAGAAGGTTAGCTCGTCAAGATCTGCGACCtcggcttcggaatctccatggcCAATTCGCCGCCGTACACCCATGTTGGCACGGTGCCCTACAAAGCCCCCAAGATGCTCTTGCGCACTGGCGGACCTTCGTGGGGGCCAACATgggccatgcccccccccccagCAGAAATGGAAATTTTCTACTACCCCTGAAGAATATAGCGGTCTGGAGCCCATTAGTCATCAGGCCTGTTTAATCTGCCCCGTTACAGAACGAGAGACACGAGCAGAGCCTCTTCTCGTCTTCTCTATtcatctcctctctctcctcaATCTTCAATTCTTCATCCATGTTCCCCCTGGACTGAACGGCAACACGAGGAGGTGGCCGGTGGGCAGCACGACGGGGTAGCCGCTAGGATTCATCTTGTCCGCCACTGCTGAAAGCTGTGCAAGCTCCTCTTCTTCTACTCCCTAACTTAATTTGTATTCTAACTTCGCTTTCTTatcttcttggttctaattttgcatctaaggaaaaaaggcaaactAGGTCATTTAAATTGTTGTTTACAGATTCTGTTTTATGCACTGAGGAGGTGATTTGTGGATAATTTTGGAGAAAGTTCAATCTAATTATATAAGTTTTTACATAAATTGGGGAAAGTTCAAACTAGATCATATATTTACGGACAAGATCAATCTAATTATATGCTATGTTTTTTAAAATACTGCAATTCTCTTGCTATAGTATGGTTTGGGGTTTAAAAAATTTACATGTCATTTTTCTCCTCCCCCCCCCAAAGATATTGTTCAAGGTCCGCCACTGCTCTTGCACAAGCCCGACCGCGACGCGCTCGTAGACACCTAGTCGCTTGGCGATCAAGGTGCTCAAGATCCCATGGTTCGCTGCTCCTACACACTCCATCGCCGTTGCTAAGGTTGAAACTTTGCCCttgtaagtttcaaaaaaaacttTGCCATTGCCAAGAAAGAAAGCGTCGTGCTTCATGGTTCCACCCGCGGTATTGAAAGCACAAGTGGCTTCATTTATAAAGCGATGTGAAAGACTGTTTCAAGGTATTACAAACGCAACTGTCAAAGATGTAATTGTGAATGGATGATCCATTCATGTAATTGCTCGATCGAATTGTACAAAAAGGACATAACTGTTTTATATTGTAATCCTCTTCTTTTCAGATTGTGTGATTCATATGCCCTAAACGTTGTACTGTTTGATTGGGAAATTTAATTGTACTCTTGAGTTTACGTGCTATGTCCACCCTGCTCGTGATACTTCTTGACCTACAACTCAAACTCTCTTTCATTCGGTGCAAGTAGTTTGAGTTGTAGCAACAGAGACCGACAGCATGCGTTTTCTGGGATACCAAACTTGCACATCTAACTGAACAAATTTCGCATCCCTGACCCCTCCCCGGCAGTGAAGTCTGTTCGTGTGGGTAGACTGACCTCAATGCAATGAAAAGCCAGCAGCTAACCTGGCCTGAGCAACACGGGAAACGGACAGAAGAAGGGCTTGATCTGCATGAATCTTGCACGGTTGCACCTGAAATTGAACAAATAAAATTCACAGGAAAAAATCATGTGGCCAAAGCAGCATCGACATCGGCCCAAGTAGAAGAAGTCAGAGGCTGTCAGGCAGCGATCACCCAGAGCGTGCCGGCCATGTCGTTGGGAGGTGCAAGATATGTATTCCGCCCAAATCACCCAAAGAATTCTGTATTGTAACTTTGATCACGTGTGAGTTTTCCTAGAACCACCACGCTTTGGAAGAACTTCTACATCACACTGTTTCGGACTCGTGGTGATTAATGTATCTTTCGTGTTCCCTCCCCTATTACAGTGTGGCTGAATTAAAGTAAAATGTTCATAAAGTATCCAGTATGTCATGATATCTGGGAGTTCAGTCAGGTGCTCCTCCATTTTGATGGGTAGTTTTGCTCTGCCTCGGTAGCTCCATCTGATACACCAGAAAGGGTGTCGCGGGGCTTTTGCCTGGTCTGAACATGATGAATTGACTGCCTTGAACTCATCCTCGCCCTCAAAAGCAAGGAATTGGCCATCACACTGACTGAACTAAAACCCATCAGAGCTCCAGCTATCGACGGGGTCAGCATCGTTCCTGTCACTGGCAACAATGCTCCGGCAGCAATGGGTAGTCCAACCTGCAAAAATCCTCATCATATGAGGTCTCGCAAGCAGAATTCAGAACTTGCATATATTTTTAAGTGGATTTTTTTAAACTGAGGTCCAACACCATCCTAGCAGCTCACAACTTATACCGCACTTAACTTACAAAAGTAACAAAATTAGCAGATATAAAAGAACAATGCGTCAAATTATGTCATTTCTATGATTTCAAAATAGTGAAAACTTGTAAAAACAAGCATGTAatatttactattttctctgtccataaaaggatgttggagatttgtctaaatttggatgtatctatacactaaatattgtctagatacatctaaatttagacaaacttgcgaCATCCTTTTACGGACAGGTAGTACTTAAATTTGATCTAATGAAATGCATAAGCAAGTGATAAAGAGTAGAGAAAGGGAACCGTACAATGTTATACAGAAAAGCCCACCAAAGATTTTGCTTCACTGTTCTCATTGTTTCTTTACTTAACTCTAGAGCATCAACAAGCTGCATCAAAAAAACCATCAGAGCACATTATTAGGAAAATGAAAGATGATACTGGCACAAAGAGGGAAACTGAAAAAGTTTGGCAACGGGCTTAGGTCCGTAAAAACAATCTAACTGACTCCAAGCAGTTGTGAACGGGATTACCTGAGATAACCTATTGCCCATGAGAACAACTGAAGACACATCACTGGCTGCACCAACACCTCCACCCATTGCAATTCCAACGTCAGCTAAAGCTAGAGCTGCAGCATCATTGATGCCATCACCAACCATGGCAACTAACTTGTGTTCTTTCTGAAGTTCGGATATGAACTTCTTTTTCTCATGTGGTTTAACTTCAGAAATCACCTGATACCCAATTGATAGTACACATGTAAATCATACTGAAAATGTGATAAAGGGTAAACAAATCATGGTAACAAAAGAAATTCTAACGAGCCAATTTGAGAGAATCGTTTTTATGCTGTTTTCCGTGGCTCAATTAATTTCAAATGAACAGATCTGTATGCTCGCTTAATGTGAGCCTGCTgccacctttttttttcttttttttttgcttccgaTGGTCTCTTCTGAAGATCTCATTTTACACTCTATTGTTTTCAAACTGTGCTTCTTATTTTAGTAAAAGTGACAAGCATATGTATTGCTTTCCATCGCCGAATAAAGAAATAGTTTACAAGTTCCTGGGGCCCTGGAATGAGAAATTGTTAAACCAAATGAAGTCAATTTACATATTATTAAAGCCTTCCAATTTTCTGTAAGATTTCCATGCATAATCATGATCATGAATCTGTTTCCTACAGAGAAACATGGGATAATAACTATATGCCGGATGCTTAGTTTTTTCTCTTCATGAGAAAAGTTGAATATGGCAGGTTACTGAATTTACATTTTCAGGTAAATAATTAGCAGCAATTTTCTCCGGTGCATCGTCGTGGTGCCAGGCCAAAGGCGACGCCAAAGCCTCTGGGCAAGGTCCTCGCCTCCATCACCCTGCTGACACCGTGGCTTGTCTGGAAGCATCGCAACCACTGCATTTTTAACGGAGCTCAACCCTCCGCAAACAGAGTCGTAGCCAACATCAAGGAGGAAGCCGCCCTTTGGGCAAGAGCTGGAGCACAAGGACTCCGTGTAATGCTACCGCAGACCTGGGATGTGCACCAAGCCATATTTTTTTGTTTCAGTTCTTGGCCTCTTAGGAGGCGTGTAACAATAAACTCTctctcttttcaatgaaatgaaacacaaAGGCTTTTTAcgtttcctcaaaaaaaaatacTATATGGGTTGGATACTTGTATCCGGATAGCAGCACAAGAGACAGCTTGCACCCGCAAAGGCCGCAACATCTTAATTGTCATACTTTGATGCCACAAGTGTAACAATAGTTTATTGTTTTACGACAGCAGAGCTATTCAGATACCAATCTGTGAATAATATTGAACACAAAGTTGCTGAATTTCTTTTGTGATAGAATTTCAATTTATTTATCATATTAAAATGAATAATTCATATTATATTCTTCTACTTATTGTGTACGAGCAACAAGTCCTTGAAAGAAGAAATGTTTTGATCAAGTCACAGGCTGATACAGCATTCAATCAGAAGGAGTATAGCGTGTGTCCAGTTGCTGGATTGCTAGGGATGGGATGGATCATCCAGGTTTTTGTGGAATGGATGTTCCAGAGTAGGGTGATCCCATGTTTTGTTTGGTTCAAAGAATTTGAGGGATGGGACCAAATTCGTTtatcttatactccctccgtagATGTTAGAGGTTTTtctaaatctggatgtatctagacactaaatagcgtctagacacatccagatttagacaaatctcagacatctatttatgagagaattccttatttgataCTAGGTAAAATTTcggttccttatttggccctggaAAACTTTTTCTTCCCTATTTGACATTCTAATTTCATTTTCTGCCCTATATGACACTGCCGTGAATTCCGTTAGCCCCTGCCGTTAACTTCATTTTTATTGGACTCAAGTGCCCCTGCCTCAATCAACACAAGCTGGGGATAAAGGGGCCAAAATTCCCAGGTCCTAGGCCGAGTGGCCGACCTGTCCCTCTCCCAGACCCCTCCCCCTCCCGTCCATCTCCCTCTCAGTCCCGACCAAACAGAAGTGGCGGCGGGCGGCAGGGGCTCTAGCTACAGGAGTCCACCTGGTCGCAGCAGGGGCGGAGGGGATGTGCAGGTCGGACCGGACACGGCGGCGGAGCGCGGTCAAGTCAGGGAACCAGACGGTGACTCGGGCACGGCGGCGAATGGCACTGCAGCGCAGGGATAAGCCGCCGCTGCGGTGCTTCCGTCGGCGAGCTCAGCAGGGGGCATGGCTGCAGGTTTGGGCACGGATGCGAGCTCGACCTTGGGGCTCGTACGCGGCTGGGAGCTCTTATTATTCTTGCTGCTGTTAGCGACGGGGCTGGCAAGATCGACACAGACCGAGATTGGTTTTCATTCATGGATTGTGTGAGAAACAGATAGCAGTACCGGTTGCTGAGTAATTTTGTTTATCCTGTCACATGTAGGTAGATGAGTCATTTCTGAAATTTTCTGTATCAAAATCCAAATGGTTGCTCCAAATATATCACGGTACTGCCAATTTTGGCATGTGTAAAAAAATAATTGGTCACATATTGACTCAGGGGCAAAAATGTCATCTTAGGTCCCTAGCTAACACTGTTATGGCTCAAATGCACTAGAATGTCATATAGGGAAGAAAATGAAGTTAGGATGTCAAATAGGGAAGAAAATAAGTTTtttagggccaaataaggaactgAAACTTTAACCAGTGTCAAATAGGGAATTTTCTCtctatttatagacagaggtagtagtatTTTATAGCACCTAATTAGCAGGTCTAAATCGCAATTATTATCTTAACAAAATGGGGAATTTTGCCTCATCTCTCTTTCTCTGACCACAGTACAGGTGAGAAAGGATGGAAGGCGCGGCGCTTCTCTCGGTCCCTCGGACTGGCAGTTCATGTACTGGCGGCTCAGCTTGGGGCGGGGGGCTCGGGCAGCGGGGCGGTGTGGCTCAGGCGGCGGAGCTCAAGCACAGTAAAGgattattttatgtgaaataatatAGGAGTGTGTAGAAGCTAGTACTAAAGTTTAGTTATGTTTTATTTTCTCTACTGTCCTCCATCNNNNNNNNNNNNNNNNNNNNNNNNNNNNNNNNNNNNNNNNNNNNNNNNNNNNNNNNNNNNNNNNNNNNNNNNNNNNNNNNNNNNNNNNNNNNNNNNNNNNAAGATTCATGCACATCGAGCCCTTCTTCCCTGCCTTCCCCGTGTTGCTTAGGTCAGGTTAgttgcttgttttttttttgaaagtaaattgcttgctttTCGTTGTATAACTGAGGCCAATCTACCCACATGAAGGTCAGGTTAGGGAAGATAACTAGGTCATCTCCTAAATCCGGTTGTGCtcgggtatatatatatatatatagagcccaactattctcgaaccccccttaagaggggttctagaatagctattctcgaacccctttTTCTGACCGAGCCGAACGCACCGACAACGCACCGACGCCAACATGCACTTCCCGTGAACCTCTCCTAGTTTCTTCCTTATCGAGAGGGAATCGCTCCGCCTGGCCCCAAATCCCGCCCGCCTTCTTCCCGGCGGCCGGCCCAAATCCCGCTGCACCTTCTTCCCGTCGGCAGGCCCAAAATCCCGCCCCACCTTCTTCCCCGGCGGCAGCCTCATCCCACCGCCCGCCCACCTATTCCTTCTGATGGTGGACGAGCCGCCAGCATCACttccggccaccgccgccgccgtcgagccacCGGGATCAGTTCCCGACGCCGCTACCGAGCCAGAGAAtacggaggaggagggggacgaggaggacgcgCTGCTGGACCACGCGCGAGCCACGATCTCGCGGGTCGTCGGGCAGGAGGCCGACCCCAGCCCGCAGCTGATACACACCCTCGCCACCATCTGCAACGTCCAGGAGGCTACAGGGGCATCACAGGGCTAGACGCGGCTCCGCAGTCACCGTCGTCTCCTCCCCCTCCCACCTCGATCTCGCCAACCGCCTCACGATCCGGGCAGATCTCGCGCCGGCGGCCATGGAGAACCTGATCTCGCTCGTCAACAAGCTGCAGCGGGCCTGCACCGCCCTCGGCGACCATGGCGACGAGAGCCCCCTCCCCACCCTCTGGGACTTGCTGCCGTCCATCGCCATCGTCGGAGGCCAGGTGCGTGCCCCATTCCCTTCAACCTCTCTTGGTCGGATCTGGTGCCGGTGCCTCAGCTGCGCGCGGTGTGGATCTCGCGAGCTGCTGGTAGAACCTCGCGATTCTAGTCGCAGAGATGCGGTTTAGCTATGCTTGGATCTGCGGTTACCGTAGCTAGAATTGGGACGCTACTACTTCTTCTTTTTTTGAATCTGATAGTTTCATTGTGCCTAGCTTGCCCACATGACCAGCAATTGTCTAGCTCCAACTCTCCAAGCTAGATACTACCACTTGGGATCAACTACAGGTGTAGGTGCGTGAGGTTCGTGTAAAGGGAACCAATAAATTTTGTGTGGACTCAGGCTGTTAACCAGTAGTTCACGTTTATTTGAGCACCCGAGTGGGTACATGGTTCTGTATTTTGACGTCTGAACTCCTCTGATCATTTGATAGAGTTTGGGCAAATCTTCAGTGCTGGAGAGCGTTGTTGGGAAGGATTTCCTGCCCAGGGGTTCAGGTATGGTTATACAAGCAAGAGCTCAGGTTTGGGGTGCTATGAGTACGTTTCTTAATTCGATACATttatctttttgtttgaatctgtTCTGCAGGCATCGTCACCCGTCGCCCCCTGGTTCTGCAGCTACATAGGATTGATGGAACTAGAGAGTACATAACGGTAGTTCACCAATTCGA contains the following coding sequences:
- the LOC124683472 gene encoding copper-transporting ATPase PAA1, chloroplastic-like → MVGDGINDAAALALADVGIAMGGGVGAASDVSSVVLMGNRLSQLVDALELSKETMRTVKQNLWWAFLYNIVGLPIAAGALLPVTGTMLTPSIAGALMGFSSVSVMANSLLLRARMSSRQSIHHVQTRQKPRDTLSGVSDGATEAEQNYPSKWRST